Proteins encoded together in one Terriglobus saanensis SP1PR4 window:
- the cmk gene encoding (d)CMP kinase, with protein sequence MSSGVEQKRVKVVAIDGPAGAGKSTVAAHLARTFGLLNLETGAMYRALALKVSRKGVNPDDAAAVTGVTTGTKIVLEPSEAGNRVLLDGEDVTTQLRAPEVTALASRVSVHAEVRRWMVAEQRSMALASGRGVVMEGRDIGTEVFPDAIVKIFLDASAEMRGERRFEQNPVVSLDETVREMKNRDARDRSRTESPLRPAEDAVVVDTTGMKLDEVMARVDDLVRVAFSR encoded by the coding sequence ATGAGCTCTGGCGTTGAGCAGAAACGCGTAAAAGTAGTTGCTATCGATGGGCCCGCCGGTGCTGGAAAAAGCACCGTCGCGGCCCATCTGGCGCGTACGTTCGGTTTATTGAACCTGGAGACAGGAGCGATGTATCGCGCCCTGGCGCTGAAGGTCTCCCGCAAGGGCGTGAATCCAGACGATGCTGCCGCAGTGACCGGCGTGACGACGGGTACGAAGATCGTTCTAGAGCCGTCCGAGGCAGGGAATCGTGTCCTGCTGGACGGAGAAGATGTGACCACCCAGTTGCGTGCGCCGGAGGTGACGGCGTTGGCTTCGCGCGTCAGCGTTCACGCCGAGGTGCGGCGCTGGATGGTGGCGGAACAAAGGTCGATGGCTCTGGCTTCAGGCCGGGGAGTTGTGATGGAAGGCCGCGATATCGGGACAGAGGTCTTTCCCGATGCGATCGTGAAGATCTTTCTGGACGCTTCTGCGGAGATGCGCGGCGAGCGTCGGTTTGAGCAGAACCCTGTGGTCTCGCTGGACGAGACGGTTCGCGAAATGAAAAACCGCGACGCGCGCGATCGGAGCAGGACGGAATCTCCTCTGCGCCCGGCAGAGGATGCCGTGGTCGTCGATACGACGGGGATGAAGCTGGACGAGGTCATGGCGCGGGTGGACGACTTGGTGCGTGTCGCTTTTAGCCGTTAG
- a CDS encoding cold-shock protein: MEQGTVKWFNDAKGFGFVSRANGEDVFVHYSAITSSGFKSLQEGQAVQFNVVKGPKGWQASDVQPL, translated from the coding sequence ATGGAACAGGGAACAGTGAAGTGGTTCAACGACGCTAAAGGATTTGGATTCGTCAGCCGGGCCAATGGTGAAGACGTTTTCGTGCATTATTCCGCGATCACCTCGAGTGGCTTCAAGAGCCTCCAGGAGGGTCAGGCAGTTCAATTCAACGTGGTCAAGGGTCCGAAGGGCTGGCAGGCTTCGGATGTACAGCCTCTGTAG
- a CDS encoding phage holin family protein, producing MHFLIGLLVSAIGLLVAAYLLPGIEVADFTSALWAAFVIAVLNVTLGWLLSLVVFPLTWLLPNLIYFLIDALMIYFVGRILKGFRVKDYTSALLAALVLTVLHFLLGA from the coding sequence ATGCATTTTCTGATTGGTTTGCTGGTGAGCGCCATCGGTCTGCTGGTGGCGGCGTATCTTCTGCCTGGGATCGAAGTAGCGGATTTCACGTCGGCGTTGTGGGCCGCGTTTGTCATCGCAGTGCTGAATGTAACGCTGGGATGGTTGTTGAGCCTCGTGGTCTTTCCGTTGACGTGGCTGCTGCCAAACCTGATTTATTTTCTGATCGACGCGCTGATGATTTATTTCGTAGGTCGAATCCTCAAGGGCTTCAGGGTGAAGGACTATACGTCGGCACTGCTGGCTGCGCTGGTGTTGACGGTATTACATTTCCTGCTCGGCGCGTAA
- a CDS encoding MFS transporter, which yields MNPEVGAETPVEPVKIGPIGAIAADRSGFAPLRLPLFRNRWIASTVSGIGTWMQDTAGTWLMTALTGSPLLIALMQTAASAPVLILGLFAGATADIFERRRLLIFWQMWQLVVVALLAVLALFGVIGPYMLLGLTFLMNIGSAMNNPAWQAIVPELVPREQLPDAVALASASNNLARAVGPALGGLMVAGFVKASTGAGWVFALNAGSFIAVVWVLYIWKRTPLFKSALPAERIKGSVETGLRYLRYSPPLQAVFARAFIFTFFVSAVWSLLAIVAARDLKQGPMGYGILNGSLGFGAVVAAVLLAKVRARWKADQILIASSVMYVGTLAVLAFAHHAWLVIVFLMAGGFAWTCTMSTLNTSVQLLAPGWVSARALGMYQMVFQGGLALGSILWGAVAEHSSTTAALAASALGLAISIPFTTRLHVMRGKIPDHTPYHWRSPVPHLQNEPEPEDGPVRVLIDYRVPVDKYEEFVVAIHKLRAARLRSGAIRWGVFRDANDPEKLEETFVMESWLEYLRSRERMTEGDFTLVQKAVSFHAGKESPHVTHQVYAKERAHTV from the coding sequence ATGAACCCTGAAGTTGGAGCGGAAACGCCGGTCGAGCCGGTGAAGATCGGGCCGATCGGTGCGATCGCGGCAGACCGGAGCGGATTTGCGCCACTGCGCCTGCCGCTGTTTCGCAATCGGTGGATTGCGTCGACGGTAAGCGGCATCGGCACGTGGATGCAGGACACCGCAGGCACGTGGCTGATGACGGCCCTCACGGGGTCTCCGTTGCTGATCGCGCTGATGCAGACGGCGGCGAGCGCGCCGGTATTAATATTGGGACTCTTCGCGGGCGCAACTGCGGACATCTTCGAGCGTCGTCGGCTGCTGATCTTCTGGCAGATGTGGCAGCTCGTGGTGGTAGCCCTGCTGGCGGTGCTGGCGCTGTTCGGTGTGATCGGACCGTACATGCTGTTGGGGCTGACGTTCCTGATGAACATCGGTTCGGCGATGAACAATCCCGCGTGGCAGGCCATTGTTCCGGAGCTTGTGCCGCGCGAGCAACTGCCTGATGCCGTGGCGCTGGCGAGCGCGAGTAATAATCTGGCGCGCGCCGTGGGACCTGCCCTGGGCGGCTTGATGGTGGCGGGGTTCGTGAAGGCCTCCACCGGTGCGGGATGGGTGTTTGCACTGAACGCCGGATCCTTCATCGCGGTGGTGTGGGTGCTGTACATCTGGAAGCGTACGCCGCTCTTCAAGAGCGCTCTTCCGGCTGAACGGATCAAAGGCTCGGTGGAGACGGGGCTGCGCTATCTGCGGTACTCGCCGCCATTACAGGCGGTGTTTGCGCGGGCGTTTATCTTCACGTTTTTCGTGAGTGCAGTGTGGAGTCTGCTGGCGATTGTTGCGGCGCGCGATCTGAAGCAGGGGCCGATGGGATACGGCATCCTGAATGGTTCGCTGGGTTTTGGTGCGGTGGTGGCGGCGGTGTTGCTGGCCAAGGTACGCGCGCGTTGGAAGGCCGATCAGATTCTGATTGCGTCCAGCGTGATGTACGTGGGAACACTTGCGGTCCTGGCGTTTGCGCATCACGCGTGGCTGGTGATCGTGTTCCTGATGGCAGGCGGATTTGCATGGACATGCACGATGTCCACGTTGAATACTTCGGTTCAGCTGCTTGCTCCCGGATGGGTGAGCGCGCGCGCGCTGGGCATGTACCAGATGGTTTTTCAGGGTGGGCTCGCCCTGGGAAGCATCCTGTGGGGCGCGGTGGCGGAGCATAGTTCGACCACCGCGGCGCTGGCGGCGAGTGCTCTGGGCCTGGCGATTTCGATTCCTTTCACCACGCGGCTGCACGTGATGCGTGGAAAGATTCCAGACCATACGCCGTATCACTGGCGCAGCCCCGTGCCGCATCTGCAGAATGAGCCGGAGCCGGAGGACGGCCCGGTCCGTGTGCTTATCGATTATCGTGTGCCAGTGGACAAGTACGAGGAGTTTGTCGTGGCCATTCATAAGCTCCGCGCGGCGCGGCTCAGGTCGGGAGCGATTCGTTGGGGTGTCTTCCGCGATGCAAACGATCCGGAGAAGCTGGAAGAGACCTTTGTGATGGAGTCGTGGCTGGAGTATCTGCGTTCGCGCGAGCGTATGACGGAGGGCGATTTCACGCTGGTGCAGAAAGCTGTGTCGTTCCATGCAGGAAAAGAATCGCCGCATGTGACGCATCAGGTGTATGCGAAAGAACGTGCGCATACTGTGTAG
- a CDS encoding MEKHLA domain-containing protein has product MDLRNDRVFYDLLAESFERLTHQPLVLQEISPDDAPRWLYEDAPFGILAHNTAADPVFVYGNKTAQKRFEYSWEELTALPSRLSAEAPERSERQRFLEEVQQHGFVANYRGIRIAKSGKRFWIEDAIVWQLTDADGVYRGQAAFLPRTLDV; this is encoded by the coding sequence ATGGATTTACGCAATGACCGTGTTTTTTATGACCTGCTCGCAGAGAGTTTTGAACGGCTCACCCATCAGCCGTTAGTACTGCAAGAGATCAGTCCAGACGATGCGCCGCGGTGGCTTTATGAGGACGCTCCGTTCGGTATTCTCGCGCACAATACCGCGGCGGACCCTGTCTTTGTTTACGGCAATAAGACGGCCCAGAAGCGCTTCGAGTATTCGTGGGAAGAGTTGACGGCTCTGCCTTCGCGTTTGTCTGCCGAAGCTCCCGAGCGCAGCGAGCGACAGAGGTTTCTTGAGGAAGTGCAGCAACATGGATTTGTTGCGAACTATCGGGGCATTCGTATTGCAAAGTCCGGCAAGCGATTCTGGATTGAAGATGCGATCGTCTGGCAGCTCACGGATGCCGACGGGGTTTATCGAGGACAGGCAGCGTTTTTGCCGCGCACGTTGGACGTGTAA
- a CDS encoding zinc-binding alcohol dehydrogenase family protein: MKAVGYREPLPIEEPLSLEDLEIEKPTPRDRDILVQVKAISVNPVDTKVRAKSKPDEGKEFKVLGWDAAGIVTAIGPLVSMFKVGDEVFYAGCIARQGANAEFHTVDERIVAHKPKTLSFAEAAAVPLTALTAYELLFDRWNVDPRKAYGEPCRGDLLILGGAGGVGSMLIQLARRLTPLGVIATASRPETQEWCRKLGAHYVIDHNWPIKQQMEELQIPEVTNIALLTGTDQQYPAIVEVLAPQGKIGLIDDPKNPVDIRPLKRKCGSMHWEFMFARSYWETPDILRQHDILTEVARLIDLGTLKTTMTENLGTINAENLKKAHTKQESGRSIGKTVLEGW, translated from the coding sequence ATGAAAGCTGTTGGCTACCGCGAACCCCTGCCCATCGAAGAGCCGCTCTCCCTCGAAGACCTTGAGATCGAGAAGCCTACGCCGCGCGACCGCGACATCCTCGTGCAGGTCAAAGCCATCAGCGTCAATCCCGTGGACACCAAGGTCCGCGCCAAGAGCAAACCAGACGAAGGCAAAGAGTTCAAAGTCCTCGGCTGGGACGCGGCTGGAATCGTCACCGCCATTGGTCCGCTCGTCTCCATGTTCAAAGTCGGCGACGAAGTCTTCTACGCCGGTTGCATCGCGCGCCAGGGCGCCAATGCGGAGTTTCATACGGTCGATGAGCGCATCGTCGCGCACAAACCGAAGACGCTCTCCTTCGCGGAGGCCGCCGCCGTTCCGCTCACAGCGCTTACCGCATACGAACTTCTTTTCGACCGCTGGAACGTCGATCCCCGCAAAGCCTACGGCGAGCCCTGCCGTGGCGATCTCCTCATCCTCGGTGGCGCAGGCGGAGTCGGATCCATGCTGATCCAGCTGGCGCGTCGTCTCACACCGCTCGGCGTCATCGCGACCGCATCGCGGCCCGAGACGCAGGAGTGGTGCCGCAAGCTCGGCGCGCACTACGTCATCGATCACAACTGGCCGATCAAGCAGCAGATGGAAGAGCTGCAGATCCCGGAGGTCACCAACATCGCTCTGCTCACCGGCACCGACCAGCAGTATCCCGCCATCGTGGAGGTGCTCGCACCGCAGGGGAAGATCGGTCTCATCGACGACCCGAAGAACCCCGTCGATATCCGCCCCCTCAAGCGCAAATGCGGCTCCATGCACTGGGAGTTCATGTTCGCCCGTTCCTACTGGGAGACGCCCGACATCCTCCGCCAGCACGACATTCTCACGGAGGTCGCGCGTCTGATCGACCTTGGCACGCTGAAGACCACGATGACCGAAAACCTCGGCACCATCAACGCGGAGAACCTCAAGAAGGCCCACACGAAACAGGAGTCTGGCAGATCGATTGGAAAGACGGTTCTTGAGGGCTGGTAG
- a CDS encoding DUF3034 family protein, translated as MMRSTRARTISLAIFALILAGTSIGRAQQLGWEGSTGVFVTPLAYTAASPERKVALPTVAYHYLNGGSVLGTFSQISITSGFANRVEFGYTRTIHAAGSNAALSPLWTDGFNTFHGKGALLKENSWKKKWVPAVSLGFNVRSQVRNVGGALLKKDTTNGDIYLAASKTITQFKPVPILITGGIRGSNAQLFGLAGNAPEWAALGFGSVAFVLHGPAKSTVILAAEASQQPNHLQDLPGAVTPTTLVYAVRVLPSAKLRLNVDFGMLQGPGRIASGVDLQARARPAFAVSYKF; from the coding sequence ATGATGAGATCCACACGAGCAAGAACCATCTCCTTAGCAATCTTTGCCCTCATCCTTGCAGGCACTTCCATCGGTCGTGCCCAGCAACTCGGTTGGGAAGGCAGCACCGGCGTCTTTGTTACGCCCCTCGCCTACACTGCGGCTTCCCCGGAGCGAAAGGTCGCTCTGCCGACCGTCGCCTATCACTACCTCAACGGCGGCAGCGTGCTCGGCACCTTCAGCCAGATCTCGATCACCAGTGGCTTCGCCAACCGCGTGGAGTTTGGATACACACGCACCATCCACGCTGCAGGAAGCAATGCTGCACTCAGTCCTCTCTGGACCGATGGCTTCAATACCTTTCACGGAAAGGGAGCACTCCTCAAGGAGAACAGCTGGAAGAAAAAATGGGTACCGGCCGTTTCGCTGGGCTTCAACGTCCGCTCACAGGTTCGGAACGTCGGCGGTGCGCTCCTGAAAAAGGACACGACCAACGGCGACATCTACTTGGCGGCCAGCAAAACCATCACCCAGTTCAAACCAGTTCCCATCCTCATCACCGGCGGCATCCGCGGCAGCAACGCACAGCTCTTCGGTCTCGCCGGCAACGCTCCGGAGTGGGCCGCACTCGGATTCGGCTCCGTGGCCTTCGTCTTGCACGGTCCCGCAAAGAGCACGGTCATTCTTGCAGCCGAGGCCTCACAGCAGCCCAATCATCTCCAGGACCTTCCTGGAGCGGTGACGCCAACCACCCTGGTCTACGCCGTACGCGTCCTCCCGAGCGCCAAGCTCCGTTTGAATGTCGACTTCGGCATGCTCCAGGGCCCCGGTCGTATTGCGTCTGGTGTCGATCTGCAGGCGCGCGCGCGACCCGCCTTCGCCGTCTCGTACAAGTTCTAA
- a CDS encoding family 78 glycoside hydrolase catalytic domain — protein MGKWYRSAVMFGVTLLSAVGQDVAPTHLVEQTPVAIRKIAPGVFLVDFGRVAFGNLSLTPVHSTVSKAVEVRFGEALKDGRVDTHPPGSVRYAEVKVATHQATTMIVAPPVDARNTTAPAVLTPPSWGVLMPFRWVEVLGWPRELRADEISRRAVFDSTWVDDAATFHSSDPMLDRVWDLCHYSIKATTFAGVFVDGDRERLAYEADAYLTQLSYYAGDADPRMARATFERLMKFPTWPSEWAPQMIFMAYADWMQTGDTVWLAAHYEELKTKLLEERVSTDGLVMSTPQLISHADIVDWPIHERDGYVFTSVNTVVNAFHLRALEEMSQLAEAQGKAKEAAKFLEQKRTAQSTFQEKLFDPVQGLYRDGVGTEHASLHANLFPLAFGLVPSNERPKVAQWLVARGMAGSVYAAQYLLEALFENGEDADALALITAPGDRSWRHMVDSDATITWEAWDLKYKPNQDTNHAWGAAPANLLPRFVLGARPLTPGWGRALIQPHPGTLTSAEGRMPTPHGEMSVRWKRDKHFTLALTLPSGMTAKVELPALEGSSEVRVGGTPMKAHREGRWWILEKDLSGSVMIEER, from the coding sequence ATGGGGAAGTGGTATCGAAGCGCGGTGATGTTTGGGGTGACCCTGCTCTCGGCGGTGGGGCAGGATGTTGCGCCGACCCATCTGGTAGAGCAGACACCGGTAGCAATCCGCAAAATCGCGCCGGGAGTGTTCCTGGTGGACTTTGGCCGTGTCGCGTTTGGAAACCTTTCGCTCACGCCCGTGCATTCGACTGTCTCAAAGGCTGTTGAGGTCCGCTTTGGCGAGGCGTTGAAAGATGGTCGCGTGGATACGCACCCGCCCGGCTCCGTGCGTTATGCCGAGGTGAAAGTTGCGACGCACCAGGCTACGACGATGATTGTCGCCCCTCCAGTGGATGCGCGGAATACAACGGCTCCTGCAGTGTTGACTCCGCCATCCTGGGGAGTGCTGATGCCCTTTCGCTGGGTGGAGGTGCTGGGCTGGCCGCGAGAACTGCGCGCGGATGAGATCAGCCGCCGTGCCGTCTTCGACAGTACATGGGTCGACGATGCTGCAACGTTTCACTCCTCTGACCCCATGCTGGATAGGGTCTGGGACCTCTGCCACTACTCCATCAAGGCGACGACCTTTGCCGGGGTCTTTGTGGATGGGGATCGGGAGCGGCTGGCCTATGAAGCGGACGCCTATCTGACGCAGCTAAGCTACTACGCCGGAGACGCCGATCCACGCATGGCGCGAGCCACCTTCGAACGCCTGATGAAGTTTCCGACATGGCCCTCCGAGTGGGCCCCGCAGATGATCTTCATGGCCTACGCCGACTGGATGCAAACGGGCGACACAGTCTGGCTGGCAGCGCATTATGAGGAACTCAAGACCAAGCTGCTTGAGGAGCGTGTCAGCACCGATGGATTGGTGATGAGCACGCCGCAGTTGATCAGTCACGCAGATATCGTAGACTGGCCGATCCACGAGCGCGACGGCTACGTCTTTACCAGCGTCAATACGGTGGTCAACGCCTTCCATCTACGCGCCCTGGAAGAGATGAGCCAACTGGCCGAAGCGCAGGGAAAGGCAAAGGAGGCAGCGAAGTTTCTGGAGCAAAAGAGAACGGCGCAGTCTACCTTTCAAGAGAAGCTCTTTGATCCAGTGCAGGGACTCTATCGTGATGGAGTCGGAACAGAGCATGCTTCGCTCCATGCAAATCTTTTTCCCCTGGCCTTTGGGCTCGTACCCTCCAACGAGCGACCGAAGGTGGCTCAGTGGCTTGTCGCGCGCGGCATGGCGGGGTCGGTCTACGCGGCACAATATCTGCTGGAAGCTCTCTTCGAAAATGGCGAAGACGCGGACGCGCTTGCCTTGATCACAGCCCCGGGAGATCGCAGTTGGCGTCACATGGTAGACAGCGACGCGACGATTACGTGGGAAGCCTGGGACTTGAAGTACAAACCGAATCAGGACACGAACCATGCCTGGGGAGCGGCTCCGGCGAACCTTTTGCCACGCTTCGTGCTGGGCGCACGGCCATTGACGCCAGGGTGGGGCAGAGCGCTGATTCAACCACATCCGGGAACTCTGACCAGCGCTGAAGGCCGCATGCCAACCCCGCACGGCGAGATGTCAGTGAGATGGAAGCGAGACAAGCACTTCACCCTCGCACTCACCCTGCCAAGTGGGATGACTGCCAAGGTAGAGTTGCCTGCGCTGGAAGGTTCGAGCGAAGTGCGAGTCGGTGGCACTCCAATGAAGGCGCACCGCGAGGGTCGATGGTGGATTCTCGAAAAGGACCTATCGGGAAGCGTCATGATCGAAGAGCGATGA
- a CDS encoding SDR family oxidoreductase, translated as MRIFLTGATGFIGSALIPELLQAGHQVLGLTRSEAGAQALLAAGAEVHRGNLEDLESLRSGAANSDGVIHCGFNHDFSKFMENCENDQRAIEAMGSVLLGSDRPLVITSGTGMGNEAPGQPATEDHFNPNHPNPRKASELAGASMLERGVNVSVVRLPQVHDPVKQGLITYSVAIAREKGVSAYIGDGLNRWPAVHILDAARLYRLAFEKRQAGSRYHAVAEEGVANRDIAEVIGRGLKVPVVSLSPEEAPAHFGWLAQFAAFDMPASSALTQERLDWHPTGPGLISDLEKMEYFPA; from the coding sequence ATGCGTATCTTTCTCACCGGCGCCACCGGCTTTATCGGTTCCGCCCTCATTCCGGAGCTCCTCCAGGCGGGCCATCAGGTACTCGGTCTCACACGTTCGGAGGCGGGTGCTCAGGCTCTCCTCGCTGCCGGAGCCGAGGTGCATCGCGGCAATCTCGAAGACCTGGAAAGCCTGCGCAGCGGAGCGGCCAACTCCGACGGCGTCATCCACTGCGGCTTCAATCACGACTTCTCGAAGTTCATGGAGAACTGCGAGAATGACCAGCGCGCGATTGAGGCGATGGGCTCCGTGCTTCTTGGCTCCGACCGCCCTCTGGTCATCACCTCCGGGACCGGCATGGGAAACGAGGCTCCCGGCCAACCCGCGACCGAAGACCACTTCAACCCCAACCACCCGAATCCTCGTAAAGCTTCCGAACTCGCAGGCGCGTCGATGCTGGAACGCGGAGTCAACGTTTCAGTGGTGCGTCTCCCTCAGGTCCACGACCCGGTGAAACAGGGCCTCATTACCTATTCGGTCGCGATAGCCCGCGAAAAGGGTGTATCAGCGTATATCGGTGACGGTCTGAATCGCTGGCCAGCGGTGCACATTCTCGATGCTGCCCGTCTTTACAGGCTGGCGTTCGAGAAGCGCCAGGCAGGTAGCCGGTATCACGCGGTCGCCGAAGAAGGAGTAGCGAATCGGGACATCGCCGAGGTCATTGGCCGAGGCCTGAAGGTGCCGGTGGTCAGCCTGTCTCCGGAGGAAGCTCCAGCTCACTTCGGTTGGCTGGCGCAGTTCGCCGCTTTCGACATGCCAGCGTCCAGCGCGCTGACCCAGGAACGACTGGACTGGCATCCGACGGGTCCCGGACTGATCTCCGATCTCGAAAAGATGGAGTACTTCCCTGCTTGA